From Streptomyces yatensis, one genomic window encodes:
- a CDS encoding VgrG-related protein gives MAQQSVAKALVVEFGGRPLSPALANTLVEGYVDDSRTLPDLFVLRFRDPSRVLLEQAGVEIGTEVRLLAGAGGGPSPRPLLTGSVTALEVEIDDTGTFTVVRGLDESHRLFRGRQVASYQNMTLADICVRVARRAGLKPGKVDVAGPVLEHVAQPNISDWEFLRGLAEEAGAQVYVTDGRLHLAKPTEAGGAPDTSARAARDPLVLEMGDNLLRCRAGVSAAEQVSTVEVRGWDVKTKQPLVGRADAGKAATLDLGVTAAEVARPFGEASFVVSDAPYGHQAQVDQAAKALAARIAGSFAELEAVIRGNPEVRAGGAVTLAGVGKPFEGRYTVTSSRHVFDPVRGYETWVTVSGQQERSLFGLTGGGSGGGGAETATRCSGLANGTVTDTKDPDGLGRVKVRFPWLSDEYASDWARTAQAGGTGGGEAFIPEVGDEVLIGFEQGHLDRPYVLAGLYNGKDRPGQGQGASGQGQGLGPQRGQGDGQETAAVDPTSGAVNKRAFGSRGGNKLELLDAANGPQGVRLVTGDGKLRINLDRKGTAIVVHSDGTVEIEAKEQVSIKAGSGVSLDAGDGTLELGGATVKLTARGGVQVDGGNGQVKLSTGGAVEVRGNQVAVSGTTRTELKGGDSLSVSAPMVRIN, from the coding sequence ATGGCCCAGCAGAGCGTCGCCAAGGCCCTGGTGGTGGAGTTCGGCGGCCGTCCGCTCTCCCCCGCGCTGGCGAACACGCTGGTCGAGGGGTATGTGGACGACAGCCGTACGCTGCCCGATCTGTTCGTGCTGCGCTTTCGCGACCCCAGCCGGGTGCTGCTGGAGCAGGCGGGGGTGGAGATCGGTACCGAGGTGCGGCTGCTGGCCGGCGCCGGGGGCGGGCCTTCGCCGCGTCCCCTGCTGACCGGGAGCGTCACCGCGCTGGAGGTGGAGATCGACGACACCGGCACCTTCACGGTGGTGCGCGGGCTGGACGAGTCGCACCGGCTCTTCCGGGGCCGTCAGGTGGCCAGCTACCAGAACATGACCCTCGCCGACATCTGTGTCCGGGTGGCGCGGCGGGCGGGGCTGAAGCCGGGGAAGGTCGATGTGGCGGGCCCGGTGCTGGAGCATGTGGCGCAGCCGAACATCAGCGACTGGGAGTTCCTCCGCGGGCTCGCCGAGGAGGCGGGCGCCCAGGTGTATGTGACGGACGGACGGCTGCATCTCGCCAAGCCCACCGAGGCGGGTGGCGCCCCGGACACCTCGGCGCGCGCCGCCCGCGACCCCCTGGTGCTGGAGATGGGGGACAATCTGCTGCGCTGCCGGGCCGGGGTGTCGGCGGCCGAGCAGGTGTCCACGGTCGAGGTGCGGGGCTGGGACGTCAAGACCAAGCAGCCGCTGGTGGGCCGCGCGGACGCGGGCAAGGCGGCGACCCTGGACCTGGGGGTGACGGCGGCGGAGGTGGCGCGGCCGTTCGGCGAGGCCAGCTTTGTGGTGTCCGACGCGCCGTACGGCCACCAGGCGCAGGTGGACCAGGCCGCCAAGGCCCTCGCGGCGCGCATCGCGGGGTCGTTCGCCGAGCTGGAGGCGGTGATCCGGGGCAATCCGGAGGTGCGGGCGGGTGGCGCGGTCACCCTGGCCGGGGTCGGCAAACCCTTCGAGGGGCGCTACACCGTCACCTCCTCGCGGCATGTGTTCGACCCGGTGCGCGGCTATGAGACCTGGGTGACGGTGTCCGGGCAGCAGGAGCGTTCGCTGTTCGGGCTGACCGGCGGCGGGTCCGGTGGCGGTGGCGCGGAGACCGCCACCCGGTGTTCGGGGCTGGCCAACGGCACGGTCACCGACACCAAGGACCCCGACGGGCTCGGCCGGGTCAAGGTGCGGTTCCCCTGGCTGTCCGACGAGTACGCCAGCGACTGGGCGCGCACCGCCCAGGCGGGCGGGACCGGTGGCGGGGAGGCGTTCATCCCCGAGGTCGGCGACGAAGTGCTGATCGGATTCGAACAGGGCCATCTGGACCGCCCGTATGTGCTCGCCGGTCTCTACAACGGCAAGGACAGACCGGGGCAGGGACAGGGCGCTTCGGGGCAGGGGCAGGGTCTCGGTCCTCAGCGGGGCCAGGGCGACGGCCAGGAGACGGCGGCGGTCGACCCCACCAGCGGCGCGGTCAACAAGCGCGCGTTCGGCTCCCGTGGCGGCAACAAGCTGGAGCTGCTCGACGCGGCGAACGGCCCGCAGGGCGTACGGCTGGTCACCGGCGATGGAAAGCTCCGGATCAACCTCGACCGCAAGGGCACGGCCATCGTGGTGCACAGCGACGGCACGGTGGAGATCGAGGCCAAGGAGCAGGTGTCCATCAAGGCGGGCAGCGGGGTGTCCCTGGACGCGGGCGACGGCACGCTGGAGCTGGGCGGCGCCACGGTGAAGCTGACCGCCCGCGGCGGCGTGCAGGTGGACGGCGGCAACGGCCAGGTGAAGCTGTCCACCGGCGGGGCGGTGGAGGTGCGGGGCAACCAGGTGGCGGTGAGCGGCACCACCCGCACCGAGCTCAAGGGCGGGGATTCGCTCTCCGTCAGCGCGCCGATGGTGCGCATCAACTGA
- a CDS encoding PAAR domain-containing protein, with translation MPAAARVGDPTGHPGTIGPPGEPTVLIGGRPAATVGTAHQCGSPAAHSTSQIAPPGSSTVLIGGRPAARVGDAAGCGSPITSGCPSVLIGG, from the coding sequence ATGCCAGCAGCCGCACGCGTCGGCGATCCCACCGGCCACCCCGGGACGATCGGACCGCCCGGCGAGCCCACCGTGCTGATCGGCGGGCGGCCCGCGGCCACCGTGGGCACCGCCCACCAGTGCGGTTCACCCGCCGCCCACAGCACCTCGCAGATCGCCCCGCCCGGCAGCTCCACGGTGCTCATCGGCGGCCGGCCGGCGGCGCGGGTGGGTGACGCGGCGGGGTGCGGCTCGCCCATCACGTCCGGGTGCCCGAGCGTGCTGATCGGAGGGTGA
- a CDS encoding GPW/gp25 family protein, whose translation MGRQFIGAGWAFPPRTDATGSIALVREEREIEESIRLILATSPGERPMRPEFGCALGDYVFAPADAGTAGQLAYEVRLALERWEPRIEVADVAVRFDEADNGVLYIDIGYAVRGANDPRNLVFPFYVIPHGEEGG comes from the coding sequence ATGGGGCGGCAGTTCATCGGCGCGGGCTGGGCGTTCCCACCCCGTACGGACGCCACCGGATCGATAGCCCTGGTCCGCGAGGAGCGGGAGATCGAGGAGTCGATCCGGCTGATCCTGGCCACCTCGCCCGGTGAGCGGCCGATGCGGCCGGAGTTCGGCTGCGCCCTCGGCGACTATGTGTTCGCGCCCGCGGACGCCGGTACGGCCGGGCAGCTGGCCTACGAGGTGCGGCTGGCCCTGGAGCGGTGGGAGCCGCGGATCGAGGTGGCGGACGTCGCCGTCCGCTTCGACGAGGCGGACAACGGGGTGCTCTACATCGACATCGGCTACGCGGTGCGCGGCGCGAACGACCCGCGCAACCTCGTGTTCCCGTTCTATGTGATCCCGCACGGCGAGGAGGGCGGATGA
- a CDS encoding putative baseplate assembly protein: MTLPSPNLDDRRFQGLVDEAKRLVQQRCPEWTDHNVSDPGVTLIEAFATMVDQLVYRLNRVPDKNYLAFLDLIGVRLYPPTAARTEATFWLSAPQPEPVRIQAGTEVATVRTETEEAVVFTTGRDLSVVPCELTRLATWPAAGDATDRSQELALGRDVPCFGRTPTPGDCLYLGLSQPVPGCAVVLRLDCRVDGVGVDPRRPPLLWEAWDGSAWTSCEVEKDDTGGFNKAGEVILHVPATHTSSVLVRESGGWLRCRLLEAAADQPTYVASPTVRQASAFTIGGTVEAAHAESVVEEVLGLSEGVPGQGFRVARPPVVAGEEPFVVEVAEGHGWVEWTRVDNFAHSTPYDRHITLDPNSGQVDFGPAVREPDGTLRLFGAVPPKGSPVRVRAYRTGGGHRGNVARGALRVLRSSLPYVARVENRRPALGGVDGETVENARVRGPLTLRTLHRAVVPHDYEQLAREVAPDAARVACVPAGEADGRGEGEDPAGGVRLLVVPAGRDDERGRIRFEELIPPPDTLAMISAYLDERRPIGTRLAVGPPYYQGVTVVASVQAGRGVAAERLREAALTALYGYFNPLTGGPEGQGWPFGRPVHSGEVFAVLQRVPGVDLVEDVRLFPADPVTGQRAEATTRIELDRHALVFSYEHQLRVREA; the protein is encoded by the coding sequence ATGACACTCCCCAGCCCGAACCTGGACGACCGCAGATTCCAGGGTTTGGTGGACGAGGCCAAGCGGCTGGTGCAGCAGCGCTGTCCGGAGTGGACCGACCACAATGTCTCCGATCCGGGTGTCACGCTCATCGAGGCGTTCGCCACCATGGTCGACCAGCTCGTGTACCGGCTCAACCGGGTGCCGGACAAGAACTATCTGGCCTTCCTCGATCTGATCGGGGTGCGGCTCTATCCCCCGACGGCGGCGCGCACCGAGGCCACGTTCTGGCTGTCGGCGCCGCAGCCGGAGCCGGTGCGGATCCAGGCGGGCACGGAGGTGGCCACGGTGCGCACCGAGACCGAGGAGGCGGTGGTCTTCACCACCGGCCGCGATCTGTCGGTGGTGCCGTGCGAGCTGACCCGTCTGGCCACCTGGCCGGCCGCCGGCGATGCCACCGACCGCTCGCAGGAGCTGGCGCTGGGCCGTGATGTGCCCTGCTTCGGCCGCACGCCCACCCCCGGCGACTGTCTCTACCTCGGTCTCTCCCAGCCGGTGCCGGGCTGCGCGGTGGTGCTGCGGCTGGACTGCCGGGTGGACGGCGTGGGCGTGGATCCGCGCCGCCCGCCACTGCTGTGGGAGGCGTGGGACGGCAGCGCCTGGACGTCCTGCGAGGTGGAGAAGGACGACACCGGCGGGTTCAACAAGGCCGGCGAGGTCATCCTGCATGTGCCGGCCACCCACACCTCCTCGGTGCTGGTGCGCGAGTCCGGGGGGTGGCTGCGCTGCCGGCTGCTGGAGGCGGCTGCGGACCAGCCCACCTATGTGGCGTCCCCGACGGTGCGTCAGGCCAGTGCGTTCACCATCGGCGGCACGGTGGAGGCCGCACACGCGGAGAGCGTGGTCGAGGAGGTCCTGGGCCTGTCGGAGGGGGTGCCGGGGCAGGGTTTCCGGGTGGCGCGGCCCCCGGTGGTGGCGGGCGAGGAGCCGTTCGTGGTGGAGGTGGCCGAGGGCCACGGCTGGGTGGAGTGGACGCGCGTGGACAACTTCGCGCACTCCACGCCGTACGATCGGCACATCACGCTGGACCCCAACTCCGGGCAGGTGGACTTCGGTCCGGCGGTGCGGGAGCCCGACGGCACGCTGCGGCTGTTCGGGGCGGTGCCGCCGAAGGGCTCGCCCGTGCGGGTGCGCGCCTACCGTACGGGTGGCGGGCATCGGGGCAATGTGGCGCGCGGTGCGCTGCGGGTGCTGCGCAGCTCGCTGCCGTATGTGGCGCGGGTGGAGAACCGGCGCCCGGCGCTGGGCGGGGTGGACGGCGAGACGGTGGAGAACGCGCGAGTGCGGGGCCCGTTGACGCTGCGCACCCTGCACCGGGCGGTCGTACCGCATGACTACGAGCAGCTGGCCCGCGAGGTGGCGCCCGACGCCGCCCGGGTGGCGTGTGTACCGGCGGGTGAGGCCGATGGCCGTGGCGAGGGTGAGGATCCGGCGGGCGGGGTGCGGCTGCTGGTCGTTCCGGCCGGTCGCGATGACGAGCGGGGGCGGATCCGGTTCGAGGAGCTGATCCCGCCGCCGGACACCCTCGCCATGATCTCGGCCTATCTGGACGAGCGGCGCCCGATCGGCACCCGGCTGGCGGTGGGACCGCCGTACTACCAGGGCGTCACCGTGGTCGCCTCGGTGCAGGCGGGGCGCGGGGTGGCCGCCGAGCGGCTGCGGGAGGCGGCGCTGACCGCGCTGTACGGCTACTTCAACCCGCTGACCGGCGGGCCGGAGGGGCAGGGCTGGCCGTTCGGGCGGCCGGTGCACTCCGGTGAGGTGTTCGCGGTGCTGCAGCGGGTGCCCGGCGTGGATCTCGTCGAGGACGTACGGCTGTTTCCGGCGGACCCGGTGACCGGGCAGCGGGCGGAGGCCACCACGAGGATCGAACTGGACCGGCATGCGCTGGTGTTCAGCTATGAGCACCAGCTGCGGGTACGGGAGGCCTGA
- a CDS encoding phage tail protein has product MRGTLPGLPTAHPLLHQLPAVYLDHPFLERFLSALDEVLAPVLLTLDNLPAHLHPRTAPEDLLAWLAEWVAVEVDPERPVTQRRAVVAGAVTRHRRRGTREGLAAAVRVETGIEPEIIESGATDWSTEPGAPLPGSARPWVTVRLTVPDADAVAPTRLRLERLLAAEVPAHVVYRVEVSAEGTGAS; this is encoded by the coding sequence GTGCGCGGAACACTTCCCGGGCTGCCCACGGCCCATCCCCTGCTCCATCAGCTTCCCGCCGTCTATCTCGACCATCCGTTCCTGGAGCGGTTTCTGAGCGCCCTGGACGAGGTGCTGGCACCGGTGCTGCTCACCCTGGACAATCTGCCCGCGCATCTGCATCCGCGCACCGCGCCCGAGGATCTGCTGGCGTGGCTGGCCGAGTGGGTGGCGGTGGAGGTGGACCCGGAGCGCCCGGTGACCCAGCGGCGCGCGGTGGTGGCCGGCGCCGTCACCCGCCACCGCCGGCGGGGCACCCGGGAGGGGCTGGCGGCGGCCGTGCGCGTGGAGACCGGGATCGAACCGGAGATCATCGAGAGCGGCGCCACGGACTGGTCCACCGAACCGGGGGCGCCGCTGCCCGGTTCGGCGCGGCCGTGGGTGACGGTGCGGCTCACGGTGCCGGACGCCGACGCGGTGGCGCCGACCCGGCTGCGGCTGGAGCGGCTGCTCGCCGCGGAGGTGCCGGCGCATGTCGTCTACCGGGTGGAGGTCTCGGCCGAGGGGACGGGGGCGTCATGA
- a CDS encoding discoidin domain-containing protein — translation MRCGILLDSAPEPGRPRRLPWWCRIFRRDARRPLAAGSRPTHRTWPRPRLTLPVLVLVLAAAAWFARSQLSEVFTFTQDQTGDPKALHPTAVRGSSQAPGHRAGAAFDGYNNRYWAPATAGPGTGQYLEADFDRPVRLRKLLITSGRSAKADEFLTQARPSELTLTLVTSEGERTTKGVNLQDQPGQQSFDVHGSDVVRIRLSVDAAYGARSDRRTAIAEVEFFGRQ, via the coding sequence GTGCGCTGCGGCATCCTGCTCGACTCCGCGCCGGAGCCCGGGCGGCCGCGTCGGCTGCCCTGGTGGTGCCGGATCTTCCGGCGCGACGCCCGGCGCCCGCTGGCCGCGGGCAGCAGGCCCACCCACCGGACCTGGCCACGGCCCCGGCTGACCCTTCCGGTGCTGGTGCTGGTGCTGGCCGCGGCGGCGTGGTTCGCCCGTTCCCAGCTCTCCGAGGTCTTCACCTTCACCCAGGACCAGACCGGCGATCCAAAGGCCCTGCATCCCACGGCGGTACGCGGCTCCAGCCAGGCGCCTGGCCACCGGGCCGGGGCGGCCTTCGACGGCTACAACAACCGGTACTGGGCGCCGGCCACCGCGGGCCCGGGCACGGGCCAGTACCTGGAGGCCGACTTCGACCGGCCGGTGCGGCTGCGGAAGCTGCTGATCACCTCGGGGCGCTCGGCGAAGGCGGATGAGTTCCTGACCCAGGCGCGGCCCTCGGAGCTCACCCTCACCCTGGTCACCTCGGAGGGCGAGCGCACCACCAAGGGCGTCAACCTCCAGGACCAGCCCGGTCAGCAGAGCTTCGATGTGCACGGCTCGGACGTGGTGCGGATCCGGCTGTCGGTCGACGCGGCGTACGGCGCCCGCTCCGACCGGCGGACGGCCATCGCCGAGGTGGAGTTCTTCGGCCGTCAGTGA
- a CDS encoding GntR family transcriptional regulator, whose protein sequence is MAPAEGLHAARSRGRNTRQLVHEVLRSRIVSLELEPGSAVSENDLAAELGVSRTPVRESLILLADEGLVDIYPQMGTFVSRIRERDVASAQFIREALECAALREAVEKATARDVAELRVLLTAQEEADRRSDMRGFFQLDEDFHARLMAVSGHASAWPVVSQAKAQLDRARRLSLPMTQQMSLLIGQHREVVDLLEEGDLDRADEALRSHLRLVFSDVEKIRAKHPELFSDQDAPLRPRRDSARRTASRGEG, encoded by the coding sequence ATGGCACCGGCGGAGGGACTGCACGCGGCACGCTCCCGGGGGCGCAACACCCGGCAACTGGTCCATGAGGTGCTGCGTTCGCGCATCGTCAGCCTGGAGCTGGAGCCCGGCTCCGCCGTCTCGGAGAACGACCTGGCGGCCGAGCTCGGAGTCAGCCGCACCCCCGTCCGCGAGTCCCTGATCCTGCTCGCCGACGAGGGGCTGGTCGACATCTATCCCCAGATGGGCACGTTCGTCTCGCGCATCCGGGAGCGCGATGTCGCCTCCGCCCAGTTCATCCGGGAGGCACTGGAGTGCGCCGCGCTGCGGGAGGCCGTGGAGAAGGCCACCGCCCGCGACGTGGCGGAGCTGCGGGTGCTGCTCACCGCGCAGGAGGAGGCCGACCGCCGCTCCGATATGCGGGGCTTCTTCCAGCTGGACGAGGATTTCCACGCCCGGCTGATGGCCGTCAGCGGACACGCCTCCGCCTGGCCCGTCGTCAGCCAGGCCAAGGCCCAGCTGGACCGCGCCCGCAGGCTCTCACTGCCCATGACCCAGCAGATGTCCCTGCTCATCGGCCAGCACCGCGAGGTGGTCGACCTGCTGGAGGAGGGCGACCTGGACCGGGCCGACGAGGCGCTCCGCTCCCATCTGCGGCTGGTCTTCAGCGATGTGGAGAAGATCCGCGCCAAGCACCCGGAGCTCTTCAGCGACCAGGACGCCCCGCTCAGGCCGCGCCGCGACAGCGCCCGGCGCACGGCCTCCCGGGGAGAGGGCTGA
- the manD gene encoding D-mannonate dehydratase ManD — translation MATITEAKVIITSPGRNFVTLKVTTSDGVTGLGDATLNGRELAVASYLEDHLVPLLIGRDPARIEDTWHYLYKGAYWRRGPVTMTAISAVDTALWDIKGKVAGLPVYDLLGGKAREGAMVYGHASGGDVPELLEDVARFREMGYRAIRAQAAVPGSPGTYGIRHGAVATVYEPATGALPEEQPWSTEAYLDFAPRYLEAVRERFGFDFHLLHDVHHRLTPTEAGRLGRSLEEVRLFWMEDPTPAELQESFRQIRHSTTTPIAVGEVFNSIWDCQQLITERLIDYIRASVVHAGGITHLRRIFHLAELYQVRTGSHGATDLSPVSMSAAVHLDVTVPNFGIQEYMAHDPLTHEVFRPAYELRDGALHPSAAPGLGIELDEEAAARFPYDPKYLPVSRRTDGSVHDW, via the coding sequence ATGGCCACGATCACGGAGGCCAAGGTCATCATCACCTCGCCGGGTCGCAATTTCGTGACCCTGAAGGTGACCACCTCCGACGGCGTGACCGGTCTCGGTGACGCGACCCTCAACGGCCGCGAACTCGCGGTCGCCTCCTATCTGGAGGACCACCTCGTACCGCTGCTGATCGGCCGCGACCCCGCCCGTATCGAGGACACCTGGCACTACCTCTACAAGGGCGCCTACTGGCGCCGCGGCCCGGTGACCATGACCGCGATCTCGGCCGTGGACACCGCGCTGTGGGACATCAAGGGCAAGGTCGCGGGCCTTCCGGTGTACGACCTGCTGGGTGGCAAGGCCCGCGAGGGCGCCATGGTCTACGGCCACGCCAGCGGCGGCGACGTCCCCGAGCTGCTGGAGGACGTCGCCCGCTTCCGGGAGATGGGCTACCGCGCGATCCGCGCCCAGGCCGCCGTCCCCGGCTCACCGGGGACCTACGGCATCCGCCACGGCGCGGTCGCCACCGTCTACGAGCCCGCCACCGGCGCGCTGCCCGAGGAACAGCCCTGGTCGACCGAGGCGTATCTGGACTTCGCGCCGCGCTATCTGGAGGCGGTCCGCGAGCGGTTCGGCTTCGACTTCCATCTGCTGCACGACGTCCACCACCGGCTCACCCCCACCGAAGCCGGGCGGCTGGGCCGCAGCCTGGAGGAGGTGCGGCTGTTCTGGATGGAGGACCCCACCCCCGCCGAGCTCCAGGAGTCCTTCCGCCAGATCCGCCACTCCACCACCACCCCGATAGCGGTCGGCGAGGTCTTCAACTCCATCTGGGACTGCCAGCAGCTCATCACCGAGCGGCTCATCGACTACATCCGCGCCTCGGTCGTACACGCCGGGGGCATCACCCATCTGCGGCGGATCTTCCACCTCGCCGAGCTGTACCAGGTGCGCACCGGCTCGCACGGCGCCACCGACCTGTCGCCGGTGAGCATGTCCGCCGCCGTCCACCTCGATGTCACCGTGCCCAACTTCGGCATCCAGGAGTACATGGCGCACGACCCGCTCACCCATGAGGTGTTCCGGCCGGCCTACGAGCTGCGCGACGGCGCGCTGCACCCCTCGGCCGCGCCCGGCCTCGGCATCGAGCTCGACGAGGAGGCGGCCGCCCGTTTCCCGTACGACCCGAAGTACCTTCCGGTGAGCCGCCGTACCGACGGGTCGGTGCACGACTGGTGA
- a CDS encoding mannitol dehydrogenase family protein has product MTTNSPRRLSLATLPDVPAESRPPIDPRALRPRIVHLGIGAFHRAHQALATQAAEAAHGGGWGIAGVTQRSRTVVDALHPQDGLYSFTERRPDGPVTRVVGTVTEVLHAADDGARLGALLASPEVTVVTLTVTEKGYRRDAATGGLALADPLVRGDLEGRPAPASVAGQLAAGLRARLRAGGAPVSLVSCDNMADNGAVLRRLVREFIAATAWEDRDRLLDWITGSVAFPATVVDRIVPATTDADRRAAARALTVADEGAVTGEPFTQWVLQDIFAADRPRWEEAGVRFVADVAPYQLAKLRLLNGAHSLIACLGLAAGCETVADVLATGWGEETVRAYCAEAGQSLPPTEGLDLPAYIDSLVDRFANPAMEHRIQQIAMDGSQKIPERWLAPLRELRAAGRDTPLLATALAAWARLTRDHPLDDPRAEELRRAWDGPHSGAPRRLLRLLGAGDLADDTALIASVRAELDSGARPPR; this is encoded by the coding sequence GTGACCACCAACTCCCCGCGGCGCCTGTCCCTGGCCACCCTGCCCGACGTCCCCGCCGAGAGCCGCCCGCCGATCGACCCGCGCGCGCTGCGCCCCCGGATCGTGCACCTGGGCATCGGCGCCTTCCACCGCGCCCACCAGGCCCTGGCCACTCAAGCCGCCGAGGCGGCGCACGGCGGTGGCTGGGGCATCGCCGGTGTCACCCAGCGCAGCCGGACCGTCGTGGACGCGCTGCACCCGCAGGACGGGCTGTACTCGTTCACCGAGCGGCGCCCCGACGGCCCGGTCACCCGCGTGGTCGGCACCGTCACCGAGGTGCTGCACGCCGCCGACGACGGCGCCCGGCTCGGCGCGCTCCTCGCCTCCCCCGAGGTCACCGTCGTCACCCTCACCGTCACCGAGAAGGGCTACCGGCGGGACGCCGCCACTGGCGGACTCGCCCTGGCGGACCCGCTCGTGCGGGGCGACCTGGAGGGACGGCCCGCCCCCGCGAGCGTGGCCGGGCAGCTCGCGGCGGGGCTGCGCGCCCGGCTGCGGGCCGGCGGCGCCCCCGTCTCGCTGGTGTCCTGCGACAACATGGCCGACAACGGCGCCGTACTGCGCCGCCTGGTACGGGAGTTCATCGCCGCGACCGCGTGGGAGGACCGTGACCGGCTGCTGGACTGGATCACCGGCTCGGTCGCCTTCCCCGCCACCGTCGTCGACCGCATCGTCCCCGCCACCACCGACGCCGACCGGCGGGCCGCCGCCCGCGCGCTGACCGTGGCCGACGAAGGCGCGGTGACCGGTGAACCGTTCACCCAGTGGGTCCTCCAGGACATCTTCGCCGCCGACCGCCCGCGCTGGGAGGAGGCGGGGGTGCGCTTCGTCGCGGATGTCGCCCCCTACCAGCTCGCCAAGCTCCGGCTGCTCAACGGCGCCCACTCGCTCATCGCCTGTCTCGGCCTGGCCGCCGGATGCGAGACCGTCGCCGATGTCCTGGCCACCGGATGGGGCGAGGAGACCGTACGCGCCTACTGTGCCGAGGCCGGGCAGAGCCTGCCGCCCACCGAGGGTCTTGACCTCCCCGCCTACATCGACAGCCTGGTGGACCGCTTCGCCAACCCCGCGATGGAACACCGTATCCAGCAGATCGCCATGGACGGGTCCCAGAAGATCCCCGAACGGTGGCTCGCCCCGCTGCGCGAGCTGCGCGCCGCCGGACGGGACACCCCCCTCCTTGCCACGGCCCTGGCCGCGTGGGCCCGCCTCACCCGGGACCACCCCCTGGACGATCCGCGCGCCGAGGAGCTGCGCCGCGCCTGGGACGGCCCGCACTCCGGGGCCCCGCGCCGGCTGCTGCGGCTGCTGGGCGCAGGCGACCTCGCGGACGACACCGCCCTCATCGCGTCCGTACGGGCGGAGCTGGACTCCGGCGCCCGGCCGCCGCGCTGA
- a CDS encoding MFS transporter translates to MKTPRVAPATDAPAQDEATTGPPRPRGLRHNTRWLMVFLCFLGMTVNYVDRATISISLPYMTDDLHIGPEWQGVVLSMFFVTYALGQLPAGALIDRYGEKRMFAIGGLLWSLVTVGTGFVRGIGSLLFARLALGAGEAPAYPSCAKSVSRWFPVRERALANSVWDNGARAGTAVAAPVVTALIAWQGWRMAFWVTGAVALLWVALWLKAYREPTARDGLSAEERAYVTAGGARLEENPAEETAPQEPAVRWRDLFRHRTVWGMMIGFFCLNYVIYFFITWFPSYLVDARGFDLLKLGFYGALPGIVAIAGSLLGGWTSDTLLRRGWSVTRARKTCLVCGMLFSSVIAFAVLVPSAMWALVLLSVSYASLAFSAASVASLPADVAPTPRHVASLGGIQNFASNLAGVLGSTTTGLLLGFFHHSFVAPLMLSGALCVVGALTYGLVVQRVEPLRLSAA, encoded by the coding sequence TTGAAGACGCCCAGAGTCGCCCCCGCCACCGACGCGCCGGCCCAGGACGAGGCCACGACCGGGCCGCCACGCCCACGCGGCCTGCGGCACAACACCCGCTGGCTGATGGTCTTCCTCTGTTTCCTGGGCATGACCGTCAACTACGTCGACCGCGCCACCATCTCCATCTCCCTGCCCTATATGACCGATGACCTGCACATCGGCCCCGAGTGGCAGGGCGTCGTCCTCAGCATGTTCTTCGTGACCTACGCGCTGGGCCAACTGCCCGCCGGGGCGCTGATCGACCGCTACGGCGAGAAGCGCATGTTCGCCATCGGCGGGCTGCTCTGGTCGCTGGTCACCGTGGGCACCGGCTTCGTCCGGGGCATCGGCAGCCTGCTCTTCGCCCGCCTCGCCCTCGGCGCGGGCGAGGCCCCGGCCTACCCCTCGTGCGCCAAGTCCGTCTCCCGCTGGTTCCCGGTGCGCGAACGGGCGCTGGCCAACAGCGTCTGGGACAACGGCGCCCGCGCCGGCACCGCCGTCGCCGCCCCGGTCGTGACCGCGCTGATCGCCTGGCAGGGCTGGCGGATGGCGTTCTGGGTCACCGGCGCCGTGGCCCTGCTGTGGGTGGCGCTGTGGCTGAAGGCGTACCGCGAGCCCACGGCGCGCGACGGGCTCAGCGCCGAGGAGCGCGCGTATGTCACGGCGGGCGGCGCCCGGCTCGAGGAGAACCCCGCCGAGGAGACGGCGCCGCAGGAGCCCGCCGTGCGCTGGCGCGACCTGTTCCGCCACCGCACGGTCTGGGGCATGATGATCGGCTTCTTCTGCCTCAACTACGTCATCTACTTCTTCATCACCTGGTTCCCCAGCTACCTCGTCGACGCCCGCGGCTTCGACCTGCTCAAGCTGGGCTTCTACGGCGCCCTGCCCGGCATCGTCGCCATCGCCGGCAGTCTGCTCGGCGGCTGGACCAGCGATACGCTGCTGCGCCGCGGCTGGTCGGTGACCCGGGCCCGCAAGACCTGTCTGGTGTGCGGCATGCTCTTCTCCTCGGTCATCGCCTTCGCCGTGCTCGTCCCCAGCGCCATGTGGGCCCTGGTGCTGCTCTCCGTCAGCTACGCGAGCCTGGCCTTCTCCGCCGCCTCGGTGGCCAGCCTGCCCGCCGACGTCGCGCCCACCCCGCGCCATGTCGCCTCGCTCGGCGGCATCCAGAACTTCGCCTCCAACCTGGCCGGGGTCCTCGGCTCGACCACCACCGGGCTGCTGCTGGGCTTCTTCCACCACTCCTTCGTCGCACCGCTGATGCTCTCCGGCGCGCTGTGCGTGGTCGGCGCCCTCACCTACGGCCTGGTCGTCCAGCGCGTCGAACCGCTGCGGCTGTCCGCGGCCTGA